In the Girardinichthys multiradiatus isolate DD_20200921_A chromosome 4, DD_fGirMul_XY1, whole genome shotgun sequence genome, one interval contains:
- the ttc17 gene encoding tetratricopeptide repeat protein 17, protein MADIWKLCPESLPCRVNLTQKTSYQGKLFVFLCMLIVDSGGATTHWVVTEDGKIQQQVDSPLNLKHPHDVVIFMRQETRVNYLKTLEKQLVAQKIHIEENEDRDTGLEQRHYKEDSDCLMAKVPLGDLDLYDGTYISLESKDISPEDYVVSQSALPPDLEKPDCAKVIELPYSIHAFQHLRGIQERANLTSPLLSKDDPIFSSLSKKFGRTIDEVGHRIHQSLLKNSSSWVLYNMASFYWRMKNEPQRAVDCIVRALHFSPRQHKDVALINMANILHRAHFSADAAILAHAALDLTSDLFTTHYTLGNIYAMLGEYNHSVLCYEQALQAQPGFEPALRSKHAVLCQQKLEQRLEAQHRSLQRTLNELKEYQKQHDHYLRQQEALEKHKLLQEEQILCNIIHETQMAKEAQLGNHQMCPLGQQQRRLYCPFDLPVRYHRGDLFEHVHYVQFGEAMSVASSVALVSEHSSNQTASSPQLRPTVSGDQDPAAALWGSHQDHTQDTQRMLWPQRSDCAHQYPSIPPAHLLPTYYVSPETQGLGSVAALLYGSNYPFPADSPPECSPVPQPYPAFLPASLDWPLEEKELPDSFAFQMLQLRSGGFTLEQIGDRIAQAMKEATIPDWLVHFEAALFWQAKGNGSHALQCLRQVLNSAPPSHHHLALTNAANLLLHYGLSPHAQMLLDHALALNTSEPHALLSLVNVHLAQSNVTGALGLFRHILETALSSSSCFSSFAGCEQCRTSLPLLRCLQFYPSLYNLSHRQPCSQDGTCMTEEHSGIQLEEWEDREVTQDGTANSAIEDTLLFENSNGSGEATTQQQASPSTAGASKMSSSFGDGGVEKEDEWQLREDLMGAFEGALDVGGKRGDLQGIRVLKNDRVLGARAGSGPCFGNCEDDDGAEWITFQVKRVRKTKADGSESVTISDDNQNEESLPEGSSVLEISGPTIPSPGPSGRWRDYTSLGWPGPEECQRTRRVDLTTVASTWLAVSAKNIDITEHIDFATPLQEPAAEPLCNANLAASMHTLDHLAGVANRASIHYTGEAQLREVLQNLGKDKSPPQSFEQVGTRIAKVLEKNQTSWVLSSMAALYWRVKGQGKRAIDCLRQALNYAPHHMKDVPLISLANIFQNARLWEDALTVARMAVEIAPHFVVNHFTLANVYFAMEEFEKAMHWYESTLKLQPEFAPAKDRLRTIQCYLLTKRERRQP, encoded by the exons ATGGCGGACATCTGGAAGCTCTGTCCTGAGTCTTTGCCCTGCCGTGTCAACCTCACGCAGAAAACGTCGTACCAGGGGAAGCTTTTCGTCTTTCTTTGTATGCTTATAGTGGATTCCGGAGGAGCCACGACGCATTGGGTCGTCACAGAGGACGGGAAAATTCAACAGCAA GTGGACTCTCCTTTGAATCTAAAACATCCTCATGATGTGGTAATCTTCATGAGACAAGAAACCCGTGTAAACTACCTCAAGACGCTAGAA AAGCAGTTAGTAGCACAAAAGATTCACATTGAGGAGAATGAAGACCGTGACACAGGTTTGGAGCAGCGACACTACAAAGAGGATTCAGACTGTCTAATGGCTAAGGTGCCACTGGGAGACCTGGATCTGTATGATGGCACTTATATCTCCTTGGAGAGTAAAGACATAAG CCCTGAAGATTATGTCGTTTCACAATCTGCTCTGCCGCCAGATCTAGAAAAGCCAGACTGTGCTAAAGTAATTGAACTACCTTATAGTATCCATGCTTTCCAGCATCTCAGG GGCATACAGGAGAGGGCAAACTTGACCTCCCCACTTCTTTCTAAGGATGATCCCATTTTTAGTTCTTTGTCTAAAAAGTTTGGTCGCACTATTGATGAAGTGGGCCACCGCATCCATCAGAGCCTGCTGAAG aattcATCTTCCTGGGTGTTGTATAACATGGCATCATTTTACTGGCGTATGAAAAATGAGCCTCAGAGGGCAGTGGACTGTATAGTGCGTGCTTTGCATTTCTCCCCAAG GCAGCATAAGGATGTAGCACTGATAAACATGGCCAACATCCTGCACCGTGCCCATTTCTCAGCTGATGCTGCTATTCTTGCCCATGCTGCCCTTGATCTTACCTCTGATCTCTTTACTACTCATTACACATTGGGCAACATTTATGCT ATGCTTGGGGAATACAACCACTCAGTGCTGTGCTACGAGCAGGCACTACAGGCCCAGCCAGGCTTTGAGCCGGCCCTGAGGAGCAAACACGCTGTGCTCTGTCAGCAAAAGCTGGAACAACGCCTAGAAGCCCAGCACAG ATCCCTGCAGAGGACACTGAATGAACTGAAGGAGTACCAGAAGCAGCatgaccactacctccgccagCAGGAGGCACTGGAAAAACACAAGCTGCTGCAGGAGGAGCAGATTCTATGCAATATTATCCATGAAACCCAAATGGCCAAAGAAGCTCAACTTG GAAATCATCAAATGTGCCCGCTGGGTCAGCAGCAGCGCCGTTTGTACTGCCCCTTTGACCTCCCTGTGCGCTATCACCGGGGTGACCTTTTTGAGCATGTCCACTATGTCCAA TTTGGAGAGGCCATGTCTGTTGCTTCCAGTGTGGCACTTGTATCAGAACACAGTTCTAACCAGACAGCTTCCAGCCCCCAGCTCCGTCCTACTGTGTCCGGTGATCAGGACCCTGCTGCAGCCCTCTGGGGCAGCCATCAGGATCACACACAG gaCACACAGAGGATGTTGTGGCCTCAGAGGTCAGACTGTGCCCACCAGTACCCAAGCATACCACCTGCTCACCTGCTGCCAACCTACTACGTTTCACCTGAGACACAGGGTCTTGG atcagTAGCGGCTCTCCTGTATGGCAGCAATTATCCCTTTCCAGCTGACAGTCCTCCTGAATGTAGCCCAGTCCCTCAACCATATCCAGCTTTCCTGCCTGCCTCATTAGACTGGCCTCTGGAAGAAAAGGAGCTGCCAGATTCCTTTGCATTTCAG atgctacagttacgcAGTGGAGGATTTACACTGGAGCAAATTGGCGACAGAATAGCACAAGCTATGAAAGAA GCCACTATACCCGACTGGCTGGTCCACTTTGAAGCAGCTTTATTTTGGCAGGCCAAAGGCAACGGCAGCCATGCCTTGCAGTGCCTGCGCCAAGTGTTGAACTCTGCTCCACCTTCCCACCATCACTTGGCCCTCACCAATGCTGCTAACCTCCTGCTGCACTACGGTTTGAGCCCCCATGCACAGATGCTGCTGGATCATGCCTTGGCGCTCAATACATCTGAG CCCCACGCCCTGCTCAGTTTGGTGAACGTGCATTTGGCCCAGAGCAATGTGACAGGTGCTCTGGGCTTGTTCCGCCACATTCTGGAGACAGCCCTGTCCTCGTCTTCTTGCTTTTCATCCTTTGCTGGCTGCGAACAGTGTCGCACCAGCCTGCCTTTACTACGCTGTCTTCAGTTCTACCCTTCCCTTTACAATCTTTCCCATCGACAGCCTTGTTCAC AGGATGGAACCTGCATGACTGAGGAACACTCTGGCATACAGCTGGAGGAATGGGAAGACCGTGAAGTGACGCAGGATGGAACTGCTAACTCGGCCATTGAAGACACGTTGCTCTTTGAGA ACAGTAATGGCTCAGGTGAAGCAACGACACAGCAACAGGCATCTCCTTCCACCGCAGGAGCCTCTAAAATGTCATCATCCTTTGGAGATGGAGGAGTGGAAAAAGAGGATGAGTGGCAGCTAAGGGAGGACCTGATGGGAGCATTTGAGGGAGCACTGGACGTGGGAGGAAAACGTGGGGACCTGCAAGGTATAAGAGTGCTCAAGAACGACCGTGTCCTGGGGGCTCGTGCTGgaagtggaccatgttttggAAACTGTGAGGATGATGATGGAGCAGAGTGG atCACCTTCCAGGTAAAACGGGTTCGGAAAACTAAGGCAGATGGATCAGAAAGTGTTACCATCTCTGATGACAATCAAAACGAGGAGTCGCTACCTGAAGGGAGCTCTGTACTGGAAATCAGTGGTCCAACTATTCCATCTCCTGGTCCTTCAG GTCGCTGGAGAGACTATACAAGCCTTGGCTGGCCTGGACCAGAGGAGTGCCAGCGTACACGGAGGGTTGACCTCACTACTGTAGCTAGTACTTGGTTGGCTGTTTCTGCCAAGAATATTGA CATCACAGAGCACATAGACTTTGCCACCCCACTCCAAGAGCCTGCAGCTGAACCTTTATGCAATGCCAACCTAGCTGCCAGTATGCACACCCTTGACCACCTGGCAGGTGTAGCCAACCGCGCCTCTATCCACTACACAGGGGAAGCCCAGCTGCGAGAG GTCCTGCAGAACCTTGGTAAGGATAAGTCCCCCCCCCAGTCATTTGAGCAGGTGGGAACTCGCATTGCTAAAGTCTTGGAGAAG AATCAAACATCTTGGGTATTATCCAGCATGGCTGCACTGTACTGGAGGGTGAAAGGTCAAGGCAAGAGAGCTATCGACTGCCTGCGCCAAGCCCTCAACTATGCCCCTCATCACATGAAG GATGTACCACTTATCAGCTTGGCCAACATCTTTCAGAACGCTAGGTTATGGGAGGATGCCCTTACAGTTGCCCGCATGGCTGTAGAGATTGCACCGCACTTTGTTGTGAATCACTTTACCCTTGCCAACGTCTATTTTGCAATG GAGGAGTTTGAGAAGGCTATGCACTGGTATGAGTCCACTTTGAAGCTGCAGCCAGAGTTTGCCCCTGCCAAAGATCGACTGAGAACCATTCAGTGTTACCTGCTCACCAAGAGGGAGCGTCGACAGCCCTAA